The following coding sequences are from one Arthrobacter sp. 24S4-2 window:
- a CDS encoding carbohydrate ABC transporter permease — protein MATELGPTPVKPASGGTPVHHAPKGVGEDNKILSQGKWASWLLAPTIFALAIVIVYPIISAIVMSFQKDAGLDPVTGLFTAGGPAGIQNYVNWLAQQCAAPGGGTVACPPGTLGGQFWSATATTFFFTVVTVTLETVLGFWMALIMARTFRGRSLVRAAVLVPWAIPTAVTAKLWLFIFAFEGIANKLFNTTILWTGSEWPAKWAVIIADVWKTTPFMALLILAGLQMIPAEVYEAAKVDGATTWQRFRMITLPLVKPALMVAVLFRTLDALRMFDLPYILTGGANNTTTLSILVINQIRQGFNAAAALSTITFIIIFLVAFIFVRFLGANVVEQSGATGKGKK, from the coding sequence ATGGCAACCGAATTGGGCCCGACGCCGGTAAAGCCGGCGTCGGGCGGTACCCCCGTCCACCACGCCCCCAAGGGCGTCGGTGAGGACAACAAGATCCTGAGCCAGGGCAAATGGGCTTCCTGGCTGCTGGCCCCGACCATCTTCGCCCTGGCGATCGTGATCGTTTACCCGATTATCAGCGCCATCGTTATGTCCTTCCAGAAGGACGCCGGGCTGGATCCGGTCACCGGGCTGTTCACGGCCGGCGGCCCGGCCGGCATCCAGAACTATGTCAACTGGCTTGCCCAGCAATGCGCGGCACCCGGAGGCGGAACGGTGGCATGTCCGCCCGGGACCCTCGGCGGCCAGTTCTGGTCCGCGACGGCCACCACGTTCTTCTTCACCGTGGTAACCGTGACCTTGGAGACCGTGCTCGGTTTCTGGATGGCCCTCATTATGGCCAGGACCTTCCGGGGCCGCAGCCTGGTCCGTGCCGCAGTCCTGGTTCCGTGGGCCATTCCCACCGCCGTGACCGCCAAGCTGTGGCTGTTCATCTTCGCTTTTGAAGGCATCGCCAACAAGCTGTTCAACACCACCATCCTGTGGACAGGCAGCGAGTGGCCGGCCAAGTGGGCTGTCATCATCGCCGACGTCTGGAAGACCACGCCGTTCATGGCGCTGCTCATCCTCGCCGGACTGCAGATGATCCCGGCCGAGGTCTATGAGGCTGCCAAGGTTGACGGTGCCACCACCTGGCAGCGGTTCCGGATGATCACCCTGCCGCTGGTCAAGCCGGCGCTGATGGTGGCTGTCCTCTTCCGCACCCTGGATGCCCTGCGGATGTTCGACCTCCCGTACATCCTCACCGGCGGTGCCAACAACACCACCACGCTCTCCATCCTGGTCATCAACCAGATCAGGCAAGGATTCAACGCGGCGGCAGCATTGTCCACCATCACATTCATCATCATCTTCCTCGTCGCGTTCATCTTTGTCCGCTTCCTCGGGGCGAATGTCGTGGAACAAAGCGGAGCCACCGGTAAGGGGAAGAAATGA
- a CDS encoding ABC transporter substrate-binding protein, with the protein MKTPKFLLPAAAAGILALTLSACGGGGGTTGGGGGGDAEQGLDGRGPITYVQGKDNSNVVRPLIEKWNAAHPNEKVTFKEQTDQADQQHDDLVQHFQAKGADYDVVDVDVVWTAEFAAKGWLQPLKDKMALDTSAMLKPTVDSGTYKGTLYAAPQTSDGGILYYRKDLVPTAPTTWEEMMGMCSIAKANNIGCYAGQFSKYEGLTVNASEAINSSGGSVLDKDGKPSLNTADAKAGLENLAKAYADGNIPKEAITYKEEESRQAFQDGKLLFLRNWPYVYNLATTEGSSKVKDVLGMTALPGKDGPGASTLGGHNLAVSVYSKNKATALDFLKFMTSEETEKFYATQGSLAPVLGALYEDKELVAKLPYLPVLKTSIENAVPRPVSPFYPAVTKAIQENAYSAIKGEKTVETALSDMQKSIESAGAAG; encoded by the coding sequence TTGAAAACCCCTAAGTTCCTACTGCCGGCCGCAGCCGCCGGCATTTTGGCGTTAACCCTCTCCGCCTGCGGCGGGGGCGGCGGCACAACAGGCGGCGGAGGCGGCGGCGACGCCGAACAGGGCCTCGACGGCCGCGGCCCCATCACGTACGTCCAGGGCAAGGACAACAGCAACGTTGTCCGTCCCCTGATCGAAAAGTGGAATGCGGCCCACCCGAACGAGAAGGTCACGTTCAAGGAACAGACCGACCAGGCTGACCAGCAGCACGATGACCTGGTCCAGCACTTCCAGGCGAAGGGCGCTGACTACGACGTCGTTGATGTTGACGTTGTCTGGACGGCCGAGTTCGCGGCCAAGGGCTGGCTCCAGCCGCTCAAGGACAAGATGGCGTTGGACACCTCCGCCATGCTCAAGCCGACGGTCGACAGCGGAACCTACAAGGGAACCCTGTACGCGGCCCCGCAGACCTCGGACGGCGGCATCCTCTACTACCGCAAGGATCTGGTTCCCACCGCGCCGACGACGTGGGAGGAGATGATGGGCATGTGCTCCATCGCCAAGGCAAACAACATTGGCTGCTATGCGGGCCAGTTCAGCAAGTACGAAGGCCTGACGGTTAACGCTTCCGAGGCCATCAACTCCTCGGGCGGTTCCGTGCTGGACAAGGACGGCAAGCCCAGCCTGAACACCGCCGATGCCAAGGCAGGGCTGGAAAACCTCGCGAAGGCGTATGCTGACGGGAACATCCCGAAGGAAGCCATCACCTACAAGGAAGAAGAGAGCCGGCAGGCTTTCCAGGACGGCAAGCTCCTCTTCCTGCGCAACTGGCCGTACGTCTACAACCTGGCCACCACTGAGGGGTCTTCCAAGGTGAAGGATGTGCTGGGCATGACTGCCCTTCCGGGCAAGGACGGACCGGGTGCTTCCACCCTTGGCGGCCACAACCTCGCCGTGAGTGTCTATTCAAAGAACAAGGCCACCGCCCTGGACTTCCTGAAGTTCATGACCTCGGAAGAGACTGAGAAGTTCTACGCAACCCAGGGCTCCCTTGCGCCGGTCCTGGGCGCGCTGTATGAAGACAAGGAACTTGTGGCCAAGCTGCCTTACCTGCCGGTGCTGAAGACGTCGATCGAGAATGCCGTGCCGCGTCCGGTCTCGCCGTTCTACCCGGCGGTCACCAAGGCCATCCAGGAAAATGCGTACTCCGCCATCAAGGGAGAGAAGACCGTGGAAACCGCACTGTCTGACATGCAGAAGTCCATCGAATCCGCCGGCGCGGCGGGGTAA
- a CDS encoding DUF6286 domain-containing protein, with protein MRRILDRETRSSRAGVSGVAAVLVVLLCGYGLLESAVRAVGQPPWLIDPQTAAERIIALPAGMPPLLLGVIGAVTAMVGLFFFLNAVLPGRRARHLLADPRAGVVVDDEVIASALARRARLAANVTQEQVMVVVSQRQVTVNVRPTSGVPVSENAVLAAVLEELREMAPAPMPEVRVNVATSGVIGA; from the coding sequence ATGCGCCGGATCCTGGACCGTGAGACCCGCTCCTCCCGGGCCGGAGTGTCGGGAGTTGCCGCAGTCCTGGTGGTCCTGCTGTGCGGCTACGGTCTCCTCGAATCCGCCGTGCGGGCCGTTGGCCAGCCGCCCTGGCTCATCGATCCGCAGACCGCCGCGGAGCGCATCATCGCGCTCCCGGCAGGCATGCCGCCGTTGCTGCTCGGCGTCATCGGTGCCGTAACCGCCATGGTGGGACTTTTCTTCTTCCTTAACGCCGTGCTCCCGGGCCGCCGCGCCCGGCACCTGCTCGCGGACCCCCGCGCCGGCGTCGTGGTCGATGACGAGGTGATCGCCTCCGCGCTGGCCCGGCGGGCCAGGCTGGCTGCCAATGTCACGCAGGAACAGGTGATGGTGGTGGTGTCGCAGCGCCAGGTGACCGTCAACGTGCGTCCCACGTCGGGCGTGCCGGTCAGCGAAAACGCCGTCCTCGCCGCAGTGCTCGAAGAGTTGCGGGAGATGGCCCCGGCGCCCATGCCTGAAGTGCGAGTCAACGTGGCCACGTCAGGGGTGATCGGGGCATGA
- a CDS encoding LacI family DNA-binding transcriptional regulator codes for MARTTDRAQRGGHSGVSIEDVAAAAGVSTATVSRAVRGLPRVSPATREKILEVAGALGYVASSSASGLATGRTKTIGVLAPFVSRWFFSKAIEGADRELHARQYNLSLFNLGGHGSNRERLFSKTMVYKQIDALLVLCMALTHDEIEHLQKIDIPLVVVGGHVEECPYIGIDDYAAAATAVRHLISLGHKDIALLHGDDETDLNFDVPRVRIKAFQDVMAGSGLTVRPEWDEWGDFTVRSGQDAFTRMWARPGPRPTAIFCASDEMAMGVIFEAQKVGVRVPEELSVIGIDDHDFSDAMGLTTVRQRPDEQAELGTKMLLDELDGNVGAVQSTVAPHQLIVRRTTAPPPSAGSA; via the coding sequence GTGGCACGCACAACAGACAGGGCTCAACGGGGCGGCCATTCCGGCGTCAGCATTGAGGACGTCGCGGCCGCAGCCGGGGTTTCCACCGCTACAGTCTCGCGGGCAGTCCGCGGCCTGCCCAGGGTTTCACCGGCCACCCGGGAAAAGATTCTCGAGGTGGCGGGTGCCCTGGGCTACGTCGCGTCATCGTCAGCCTCCGGCCTGGCCACGGGCCGCACCAAGACTATCGGCGTGCTGGCACCGTTCGTCAGCCGCTGGTTCTTCTCCAAAGCCATTGAGGGTGCGGACCGGGAGCTCCACGCCCGCCAGTACAACCTCTCGCTGTTCAACCTCGGCGGCCACGGGAGCAACCGGGAGCGGCTGTTCAGCAAGACCATGGTCTACAAGCAGATCGACGCCCTGCTGGTGCTGTGCATGGCGCTGACGCATGACGAAATTGAGCACCTCCAGAAAATCGATATTCCGCTGGTGGTGGTGGGCGGCCATGTAGAGGAGTGCCCCTACATCGGCATCGACGATTACGCCGCGGCAGCCACCGCTGTGCGGCACCTGATCAGCCTGGGCCACAAGGACATCGCACTCCTGCATGGCGACGACGAAACGGACCTCAACTTCGATGTCCCCCGCGTCCGCATCAAGGCGTTCCAGGACGTCATGGCCGGATCCGGACTCACAGTGCGGCCGGAGTGGGACGAGTGGGGCGACTTCACCGTCCGCAGCGGCCAGGATGCGTTCACCAGGATGTGGGCCCGGCCGGGCCCGAGGCCCACGGCGATTTTCTGCGCTTCGGATGAAATGGCCATGGGCGTCATCTTCGAAGCCCAGAAAGTGGGCGTCCGCGTCCCGGAAGAACTGTCCGTCATCGGCATCGACGACCACGATTTCTCCGACGCCATGGGACTGACCACGGTGCGGCAAAGGCCTGACGAGCAGGCCGAACTCGGCACGAAGATGCTGTTGGACGAACTGGACGGCAACGTGGGGGCGGTCCAGTCCACCGTGGCCCCGCACCAGCTGATCGTCAGGAGAACGACGGCGCCGCCACCCTCGGCGGGTTCGGCCTAG
- a CDS encoding alpha-amylase family glycosyl hydrolase, whose product MGDLRGVTAHLDHLHKLGVDAVWLSPFYRSPQADAGYDVADYREVDPLFGTLADFDEMLQKAHGMGIRVIVDLVPNHTSDEHVWFQEALAAAPGSRERDRYMFRPGKDAVPGSGDGSLAPNNWKSIFGGPAWTRITEADGRPGDWYLHLFDTKQPDLNWENPEVHEEMRSVLRFWLDRGVDGFRVDVAHGMVKEEGLPDWDGFAAMVQGSTELPGDAHGGHSETEEPHRAHSAAGGTAVESGAATGDEHQAVSPLYPPSPFFDQDGVHDIYRDWNRVLAEYDGDRMLVAEAWVEPAERLARYVRKDEMQQAFNFDFLLAGWSASRTAAAIEDSLRAAATVGATTTWVLSNHDTVRHTTRFGLKDPTTFPKGIAAKDEQPDAELGLARARAATMVALALPGSAYLYQGEELGLPEHTTVPAEARQDPTFFRTSGVERGRDGCRVPLPWKSAEPGYGFASAFGAGEAGSAGEAPSAPWLPQPEAFGGLAADRQDGVAGSTLELYRAALALRRDHGLGAGTFRWAAAHSPKEGVLSFHNGDVLVFANMGIAAVPLPEGFRIVLASTPDAVAGAPAGSGNAGAASKLAPNRAVYLLAS is encoded by the coding sequence ATGGGCGATCTCCGCGGCGTTACGGCGCATTTGGACCACTTGCACAAGCTCGGTGTGGATGCCGTATGGCTGTCCCCCTTCTACAGATCACCGCAGGCCGACGCCGGCTACGACGTCGCGGATTACCGTGAAGTGGATCCATTGTTCGGAACCCTGGCGGACTTCGACGAAATGTTGCAGAAAGCTCACGGCATGGGGATCAGGGTGATTGTGGACCTGGTGCCCAACCACACCTCGGACGAACATGTGTGGTTCCAGGAGGCCCTCGCCGCGGCCCCGGGCTCGCGCGAACGGGACCGCTACATGTTCCGGCCGGGCAAGGACGCCGTGCCCGGTTCCGGCGACGGCAGCTTGGCGCCCAACAACTGGAAGTCGATCTTCGGCGGACCCGCCTGGACCCGTATCACGGAGGCAGACGGCAGGCCCGGCGACTGGTATCTGCACCTCTTCGACACCAAGCAGCCAGACCTCAACTGGGAAAACCCCGAGGTGCACGAGGAAATGCGCTCGGTGCTGCGGTTCTGGCTGGACCGCGGCGTGGACGGGTTCCGCGTGGACGTGGCGCACGGCATGGTCAAGGAAGAGGGCCTGCCGGACTGGGACGGGTTCGCGGCCATGGTGCAAGGTTCCACCGAACTGCCGGGCGATGCCCACGGCGGCCATTCCGAAACGGAGGAGCCGCACCGCGCCCACAGTGCGGCCGGGGGCACCGCCGTGGAATCCGGCGCAGCCACCGGCGACGAGCACCAGGCGGTCTCGCCGCTGTACCCGCCGTCGCCGTTCTTCGACCAGGACGGCGTGCACGACATCTACCGGGACTGGAACCGGGTGCTGGCCGAATACGACGGCGACCGCATGCTGGTGGCAGAAGCCTGGGTGGAACCGGCAGAGCGCCTGGCCCGGTATGTCCGGAAAGACGAAATGCAGCAGGCGTTCAACTTCGACTTCCTCCTGGCTGGCTGGAGCGCTTCACGGACCGCTGCGGCGATCGAAGATTCACTGCGGGCTGCCGCTACCGTGGGCGCAACCACCACCTGGGTGCTCAGCAACCACGACACCGTCCGGCACACCACCCGCTTCGGCCTGAAGGATCCCACCACGTTCCCGAAGGGAATCGCCGCCAAGGATGAGCAGCCGGACGCAGAACTGGGCCTCGCCCGGGCCCGCGCCGCGACCATGGTTGCATTGGCCCTCCCGGGTTCGGCCTACCTCTACCAGGGCGAGGAACTGGGGCTGCCGGAGCACACCACGGTCCCCGCCGAGGCACGCCAGGACCCCACGTTCTTCCGGACAAGCGGCGTGGAACGGGGCCGGGACGGGTGCCGGGTGCCGCTGCCGTGGAAGTCTGCCGAGCCGGGCTACGGGTTCGCCTCAGCATTCGGCGCCGGGGAAGCGGGCAGTGCAGGCGAAGCACCCTCCGCGCCCTGGCTTCCCCAGCCGGAGGCATTCGGCGGGCTGGCCGCAGACCGGCAGGACGGCGTCGCCGGTTCCACACTGGAGCTGTACCGCGCCGCGCTGGCGCTCCGGCGTGACCACGGTCTTGGTGCCGGAACATTCCGGTGGGCAGCAGCCCACTCACCAAAGGAGGGCGTACTCAGCTTCCACAACGGAGATGTTCTGGTGTTCGCCAACATGGGCATTGCCGCCGTCCCGCTGCCGGAGGGATTCCGGATTGTCCTGGCCAGCACGCCGGATGCGGTGGCCGGCGCCCCGGCTGGTTCCGGGAACGCTGGTGCGGCGTCGAAACTGGCGCCGAACAGGGCCGTGTACCTCCTCGCCAGCTGA
- a CDS encoding carbohydrate ABC transporter permease has protein sequence MTAATELRAQQDKGRKASQNKEKWTQGRTYISAAVVLIWCLAPAYWMVVTAFREVGFTYDTSLLPTHVTLDNFNTAFDTSFGNHFGQALLNSVFIGGVVTVVSLLIGVFAAYALARLNFRFKYLVLGFILGASMFPGVALITPLFQLFTNIGWIGTYQALIIPNISFVLPLTVYTMTSFFREMPWELEESARVDGCTQGQAFRKVIMPLAAPAIFTTAILAFISSWNEFLIASQLSSDATQPVTVAIASFAGAQPNQIPYTAIMAAGTIVTIPLVILVLVFQRKIVAGLTAGAVK, from the coding sequence ATGACCGCCGCGACCGAACTCCGGGCACAGCAGGACAAGGGCAGGAAGGCCTCCCAGAACAAGGAGAAATGGACGCAGGGCCGCACCTACATCAGCGCCGCCGTGGTCCTGATCTGGTGCCTGGCCCCGGCCTACTGGATGGTGGTCACGGCATTCCGGGAGGTCGGCTTCACCTACGACACGTCCCTACTGCCGACCCACGTCACCCTGGATAACTTCAACACCGCGTTCGATACGTCCTTCGGCAACCACTTCGGCCAGGCCTTGCTCAACAGCGTGTTCATCGGCGGTGTCGTCACTGTGGTTTCGCTGCTGATCGGTGTGTTCGCCGCCTACGCCCTGGCACGGCTGAATTTCCGGTTCAAGTACCTCGTGCTGGGCTTCATCCTGGGTGCGTCCATGTTCCCGGGCGTCGCACTCATCACGCCGCTGTTCCAGCTGTTCACCAACATCGGCTGGATCGGCACGTACCAGGCGCTGATCATCCCGAACATCTCGTTCGTGCTGCCGCTGACCGTATACACGATGACGTCCTTCTTCCGCGAAATGCCGTGGGAGCTGGAGGAATCGGCACGGGTGGACGGCTGCACCCAGGGTCAGGCGTTCCGGAAGGTGATCATGCCTTTGGCGGCGCCGGCCATCTTCACCACGGCCATCCTGGCGTTCATCTCCTCCTGGAATGAGTTCCTGATTGCCAGCCAGCTCTCCAGCGACGCGACCCAGCCGGTCACGGTGGCCATCGCGAGCTTCGCCGGGGCGCAACCGAACCAGATTCCGTACACGGCCATCATGGCCGCCGGAACCATTGTCACCATTCCCCTGGTGATCCTGGTCCTGGTCTTCCAGCGCAAGATTGTTGCCGGCCTCACCGCCGGCGCCGTCAAGTGA